Proteins co-encoded in one Rhopalosiphum maidis isolate BTI-1 chromosome 2, ASM367621v3, whole genome shotgun sequence genomic window:
- the LOC113553113 gene encoding D-beta-hydroxybutyrate dehydrogenase, mitochondrial-like, translating into MDEETALVLGVQLLALCCIACSLVLYLLRKMSRKTVDAVPALRSVLVTSCETSAGLQLCDRLAAAGFRVFAGHKPDVRPDSAESSDRVLPSGPSSGACALLRSRVKQRESATTDVERAPGGIVFVPLDVTREDSLHEAVVTVKRHLPAGEDGLWAVINTADVCLKGRIEMQESIQWETLFKTNVFGTLKAARTFYPLLVSQKGRFINFGTSNGHPRRQGMTAFDSARHAVVGASSSLREDLKDLGVHIIVINTNHIQPEHMFEPVRSSGKANEQTLNEMFMKTTLPEYAIHTILDALLEPNPKPVYAFEKPSMFNYNNFSKRILKSERYVGYENI; encoded by the exons atggacgAGGAGACAGCGTTGGTTTTGGGCGTGCAACTTTTGGCCCTGTGTTGCATAGCGTGCTCTCTG GTGCTATACTTGTTGCGGAAAATGAGCAGGAAAACCGTGGACGCAGTTCCGGCGCTTCGTTCAGTGCTAGTTACGTCGTGTGAGACATCTGCCGGACTGCAGCTTTGCGACCGGTTGGCGGCCGCTGGTTTTCGAGTGTTTGCCGGCCATAAGCCGGACGTCCGGCCGGACTCAGCCGAGTCATCTGACCGGGTGCTGCCATCGGGCCCATCATCCGGAGCCTGCGCCTTGCTCCGTTCGCGCGTCAAGCAGCGTGAATCTGCCACCACGGACGTGGAACGGGCACCAGGAGGGATCGTGTTCGTGCCGTTGGACGTGACCCGCGAGGATTCGTTGCACGAGGCCGTAGTTACCGTCAAAAGGCATTTGCCCGCCGGGGAAGACG gttTATGGGCTGTCATAAATACTGCAGACGTATGTCTGAAGGGAAGAATCGAAATGCAGGAGAGCATCCAATGGGAGACGTTATTTAAGACTAATGTTTTTGGAACACTCAAGGCCGCCAGAACATTTTATCCTCTACTAGTGAGCCAAAAag GTCGTTTTATTAACTTTGGTACATCCAACGGACATCCTCGCCGACAAGGGATGACTGCGTTTGACTCAGCGCGCCATGCCGTGGTTGGTGCTAGTTCCTCGCTAAGGGAAGATCTGAAGGATTTGGGTGTACATATAATCGTTATAAACACAAATCACATTCAGCCGGAACACATGTTCGAACCGGTGCGATCTTCTGGCAAAGCTAATGAACAAACGCTCaatgaaatgtttatgaaaacgACTTTACCTGAGTATGCTATACACACAATATTGGACGCATTACTCGAGCCTAATCCTAAACCCGTGTACGCTTTTGAAAAACCATcgatgtttaattataataacttttcaaaAAGAATTCTAAAATCTGAACGTTACGTgggatatgaaaatatttag
- the LOC113554449 gene encoding nuclear cap-binding protein subunit 1, which translates to MSRRRIHDSYEDLYGADRGYKKRRRGGSESNDLEDRLESLVLKVGENTTSTIESNLEGLASVLDGDIQNFKKKVLKLLVECAVNMPEKCTIYSTLVGLLNAKNYNFGGEFVENIVRFFKDSLKNNSWNEARVVLRFIGDLVNCHVVSASSFVQLMGSLLDVTKEDGVPNVRKDWYCYAVMSCLPWVGRELYEKRESPLEMLLATIEVYLNKRPKKHVNMLRIWSTDVPHPQEEYLECLWNQIKKLKHDSWTETIIPRPYLTFDNVLCEALQHNLPPIVPPPHHNACVYPMPWVVYRMFDYTDVTDGHIMPGAHSIERFLVEEHLQQIIDMSCKNRKECATNLMNFVHKNKVPLEYCIVEVVFSLMFHQPKPKYLEVMFGSVFIELSKLSTNTMPLVLAQTTEILYSRIESMHVCAFDRFVSWFAYHLSNFKFSWSWQEWADCLALDPEHPKPKFVREVLQKAMRLSFYERMRDIVPPDFEPLLPEKPEPKFKYATEKSMLPGQFLSNTLLTKIRNKTTPEDILEILKEPLMSENGEIMEPADIGISNPTKIDAFVQTLLFIASKSFSHAFAAITKFISVFKALGETDDGQLQILRSTFDLWCADQQMLTVLIDKMLKTQIIECSSVANWIFSKEMIPEFTKLYIWEILSLTINKMSRHVDRLTRELNEAREKLRTTAATSNSSDDSDTETEKAEAKPRQSTTTFGGQVPMDVDDNVTEEMVERMEEKLEMAQADQKNLFLIVFQRFIMILSEHLVKCDTDDRPFDTYWYKYTVGRLQQVFLAHHEQVQKYSSTLEGLLFTQDLDIHILEVFHQFLALRS; encoded by the exons ATGAGTCGCCGTCGAATCCACGACAGTTACGAAGATCTATAtg gtgcTGACCGAGGCTATAAAAAGCGTCGTCGTGGTGGTTCTGAAAGTAATGATTTAGAAGATAGATTGGAAAGTCTTGTTCTTAAAGTTggagaaaat ACGACTAGCACAATAGAAAGTAATTTAGAAGGTTTGGCTAGTGTACTAGATGGTGACatacaaaactttaaaaaaaaagtactcaAATTATTAGTAGAATGTGCAGTTAATATGCCAGAAAAGTGTACAATTTATTCAACATTGGTTGGCTTGTTAAAtgcaaaaaattacaattttggtGGTGAA tttGTAGAAAACATTGTACGTTTTTTCAaagatagtttaaaaaataattcttggaATGAAGCTAGAGTAGTTCTACGTTTCATTGGTGATTTGGTAAATTGTCATGTTGTATCAGCTAGTTCATTTGTACAACTTATGGGTAGTTTATTGGATGTTACTAAAGAAGATGGAGTTCCTAATGTACGCAAAGACTG gtattgttATGCTGTTATGTCATGTCTACCATGGGTTGGTAgagaattatatgaaaaaagagAATCACCTCTTGAAATGTTATTGGCAACTATTGaggtatatttgaataaacgtCCAAAAAAGCATGTTAATATGCTGCGGATTTGGTCCACAGATGTACCTCATCCTCAGGAAGAGTACTTGGAATGTTTGTGGAATCAGATTAAAAAACTGAAACATGACAGTTGGACAGAGACCATTATACCAAGACCTTACCTAACGTTTGACAATGTTTTGTGTGAAGCTCTTCAGCATAATTTACCACCTATTGTGCCACCTCCCCATCATAACGCTTGTGTATATCCAATGCCATGGGTTGTATACCGAATGTTTGATTATACAGATGTCACTGAT gGTCACATTATGCCTGGCGCTCATTCCATTGAACGATTTTTAGTTGAAGAACATCTACAACAGATCATTGATATGTCTtgtaaaaatagaaaagaatg tgcaaCTAATTTAATGAACTTTGTTCACAAAAACAAAGTTCCTCTAGAGTATTGTATCGTCGAAGTGGTATTCAGCTTAATGTTCCACCAGCCTAAACCAAAGTATTTAGAAGTAATGTTTGGCTCTGTCTTTATtgaattatctaaattatcaACTAACACAATGCCACTTGTACTGGCTCAGACTacagaaatattatactcCCGCATAGAATCCATGCATGTCTGTGCATTTGATAG gtttgtATCATGGTTTGCATACCATTTaagcaattttaaattcagttGGTCCTGGCAAGAGTGGGCTGATTGTTTAGCATTGGATCCAGAACACCCAAAACCAAAATTTGTGCGCGAAGTCCTTCAGAAAGCCATGAG attatcattttatgagcgtatgcGTGATATTGTGCCACCAGATTTTGAACCTTTATTACCAGAGAAACCTGAACCAAAGTTTAAATATGCAACTGAAAAGTCTA tgttACCTGGTCAGTTCTTATCCAACACATTACTTACtaaaatacgtaataaaaCAACTCCTGAAgatatacttgaaatattaaaagagcCATTAATGTCAGAAAATGGAGAAATCATGGAACCAGCAGATATTGGCATCTCAAATCCAACAAAAATTGATGCTTTTGTTcaaacattgttatttatagccAGCAAGTCTTTTTCACATGCTTTTGCAGCAATCACAAAGTTCATAAGTGTATTCAAg gccTTAGGAGAAACTGATGATGGACAGTTGCAAATATTAAGAAGTACATTTGATTTATGGTGTGCAGATCAGCAAATGTTAACTGTACTTATAGACAAAATGTTAAAGACACAGATTATTGAATGTTCATCAGTGGCAAATTGgatattttcaaaagaaatGATACCAGAGTTTACCAA GCTGTATATTTGGGAGATATTGTCATTGACCATCAATAAGATGTCTAGACATGTGGATCGATTGACCAGAGAATTGAATGAAGCTAGAGAAAAGTTACGAACAACTGCAGCGACATCAAATAGTTCAGATGACAGTGATACAGAAACAGAAAAGGCTGAGGCAAAACCTCGACAATCAACAACTACATTTGGTGGTCAAGTTCCAATGGATGTAGATGACAATGTTACCGAAGAGATGGTTGAACGTATGGAAGAGAAACTAGAAATGGCACAAGCTGATcagaaaaatttgtttttgattgtttttcaG agatttataatgatattgtctGAGCATTTAGTCAAATGCGATACAGATGATAGACCATTTGACACATATTGGTATAAATACACTGTTGGACGACTACAACAGGTGTTTTTAGCT caTCATGAACAAGTGCAGAAATACAGCAGTACCCTAGAAGGATTACTTTTCACCCAAGATCTTGACATACATATCCTTGAAGTGTTCCATCAATTTTTAGCTCTTCGTTCTTAA